Proteins encoded in a region of the Oscillospiraceae bacterium MB24-C1 genome:
- a CDS encoding GntR family transcriptional regulator, with the protein MPENTMAKGIFAHQPSLVTPTYKEQAYQMIKDAILFQRFQVGVMYSQESICKELGISRTPVREALLELQKEGFVTYSRNKGIQVVPITQTEAHDILEMRSYIEKLSAGLAAQRASAGELVVLQRCVSDTKLNLDSGDQSLLYHIDHQFHRTIATMTHNSWIIRTLDMLLSHYLRFEDTSIYLNKDNAKKILDEHIEVCDAILKHDSKQAEEAIDKHLSNSYRRTVNKFWYD; encoded by the coding sequence ATGCCCGAAAACACGATGGCAAAAGGAATATTTGCACATCAGCCGTCGCTGGTCACCCCTACCTACAAAGAACAGGCTTATCAGATGATAAAAGATGCTATTCTATTCCAAAGGTTTCAAGTTGGAGTAATGTATTCTCAGGAAAGCATCTGCAAAGAACTGGGAATAAGTCGTACACCGGTACGGGAAGCTCTTTTGGAATTGCAAAAAGAAGGTTTTGTTACTTATAGCCGTAATAAGGGAATTCAAGTTGTGCCAATTACACAAACCGAAGCACATGATATTCTTGAAATGAGAAGCTATATTGAAAAATTGTCAGCTGGACTAGCAGCCCAAAGAGCTAGTGCAGGTGAGCTGGTTGTTCTTCAACGTTGTGTAAGCGATACAAAATTAAACTTAGATTCTGGCGACCAGAGCCTTCTATACCACATCGATCATCAGTTTCATCGCACCATCGCAACTATGACGCATAACAGTTGGATTATACGCACTCTTGATATGCTTCTTAGCCATTATCTGCGTTTTGAGGATACTTCAATTTATCTTAACAAAGACAATGCAAAAAAGATACTTGACGAGCATATCGAAGTTTGTGATGCTATTCTTAAACATGATTCAAAGCAGGCAGAAGAAGCCATAGACAAGCATCTCAGCAATTCCTACCGACGTACTGTCAACAAATTTTGGTATGATTAA
- a CDS encoding acetyl-CoA hydrolase/transferase C-terminal domain-containing protein codes for MSWKAHFNKNTITAQQAVKKIKHNDKVVIAHAVGEPSHIIDAMVADAQAYQNVELIHMVAMGKCEYCLPQYRENFRHNAIFAGAGSKSAIAQGRADFTPCFFYQVPQLFHSTLKPDVAMVMVTPPDENGFCSLGVSVDYTLEAVKTAKLVIAQVNAYMPRTAGESFVFAEDIDCFVLHDAPLIALQPPQIGSIEETIGSYCASLIKDGDTLQLGIGAIPDAVLSFLKEKRDLGIHSEMFSDGVVALAEAGVITNKKKTIHTGKYVATFLMGTQKLYSFVNNNPDVLILPVDYVNHPGIAAKNDNLVSINSCVQVDLMGQVCSEAIGSLQISGVGGQVDFVRAAAMSRGGRSIIAMPSSTKGISKIVAKLDDGAPVTTSRCDVDYIITEYGIAHLKGKTLRERAQALIGIAHPDFREELTQEFKRRFGIV; via the coding sequence ATGAGCTGGAAAGCACATTTTAACAAGAACACAATAACCGCACAGCAGGCGGTCAAAAAGATAAAACACAACGACAAGGTCGTTATTGCCCACGCGGTAGGTGAACCCTCGCACATCATCGATGCTATGGTGGCCGACGCGCAGGCATATCAAAACGTTGAACTTATTCATATGGTGGCGATGGGCAAATGTGAATACTGTCTGCCACAATATCGAGAAAACTTTCGACACAACGCAATTTTTGCGGGCGCGGGCAGTAAATCGGCTATAGCGCAGGGGAGAGCGGACTTTACTCCCTGCTTCTTTTATCAGGTGCCTCAGCTTTTCCACAGCACCTTAAAACCCGATGTGGCCATGGTTATGGTTACACCACCGGACGAAAATGGTTTTTGTTCTCTTGGGGTTTCGGTCGATTACACGCTTGAAGCCGTAAAAACTGCCAAGCTTGTGATTGCGCAGGTGAATGCATATATGCCGCGCACCGCGGGTGAAAGCTTCGTGTTTGCTGAGGATATTGACTGTTTTGTTTTGCATGACGCGCCGCTGATCGCTTTGCAGCCGCCCCAAATTGGCAGTATTGAAGAGACAATCGGCAGCTATTGTGCGTCTCTAATCAAAGATGGCGACACACTGCAGCTTGGGATTGGGGCTATTCCTGATGCAGTATTAAGTTTTCTGAAAGAAAAAAGGGATCTGGGTATTCACTCTGAGATGTTTTCGGACGGCGTAGTTGCATTGGCTGAGGCTGGGGTAATCACCAATAAAAAAAAGACGATACATACCGGTAAATACGTGGCAACCTTTCTTATGGGAACCCAAAAACTGTACAGCTTTGTGAATAATAACCCCGATGTGCTGATATTACCAGTTGATTATGTCAACCATCCGGGGATTGCCGCAAAAAATGATAATCTTGTCTCAATAAACTCCTGTGTACAGGTCGATCTCATGGGGCAGGTATGCTCTGAAGCGATTGGTAGCTTGCAAATATCCGGTGTGGGCGGGCAGGTGGACTTTGTCCGTGCCGCTGCTATGAGTCGCGGCGGACGCTCGATTATCGCCATGCCGTCCTCGACAAAAGGCATTTCAAAGATTGTTGCAAAGTTGGATGACGGTGCGCCGGTAACCACCTCGCGTTGTGATGTAGACTACATTATAACTGAGTATGGTATTGCGCATCTTAAAGGAAAAACCCTGCGCGAAAGAGCGCAGGCGCTAATTGGTATCGCGCACCCCGACTTTCGGGAAGAGCTAACTCAGGAGTTTAAAAGACGTTTTGGCATTGTATGA
- a CDS encoding NifU family protein produces MMLKTNPILDKVINDTVRPQLLSHSGDIEVLSVANGILRFRLLGQCAGCPSAGLTTEKLVAQAVKNALPEITEVVLVQGVSDSLIAQARKILNKSDL; encoded by the coding sequence ATGATGCTTAAAACCAACCCCATACTTGATAAGGTAATAAATGATACAGTGCGTCCGCAATTGTTGTCCCACAGCGGCGATATAGAGGTTTTGTCAGTTGCGAATGGCATTCTCCGGTTCCGTCTTTTAGGACAATGCGCGGGTTGCCCCTCTGCTGGGCTGACTACTGAAAAGCTTGTGGCGCAGGCTGTTAAAAATGCTCTACCCGAGATCACCGAAGTGGTTTTGGTGCAAGGAGTCAGTGATAGTCTTATCGCACAGGCGAGAAAAATATTAAACAAGAGCGATCTATAA
- a CDS encoding 4-hydroxyphenylacetate 3-hydroxylase family protein → MSLMTGDQYITSIRNLKTQVYMFGKKVENPVDDPILRPSLNSVRATYDLAQRPEYRDLMTAVSPETGERINRFAHIHRSTEDLIKKVKMQRLLGQQTGACFQRCVGMDAFNAVYSTTYEVDKKYKTTYHDNFKKFLAYCQEKDLTVDGAMTDPKGDRSKAPHQQEDLDLFLRVVERREDGIVVRGAKAHQTGALNSHEIIIMPTQSMRPEDKDFAVSFALPMDAKGIFMIIGRQSCDTRKLEGSEMDVGNSEFGGVEALVIFDDVFVPNERIFLNGETEYSGMLVERFAGYHRQSYGGCKVGVGDVLIGAAAVAADYNGAQKASHVKDKLIEMTHLNETLYCCGIACSAEGYQTESGNYIIDLLLANVCKQNITRFPYEIVRLAEDIAGGLMVTAPSEADFRDEKLGPYIEKYFKATPGVSTESRLRILRLIENLALGTAAVGYRTESMHGAGSPQAQRIMIARQGNLDHKKKLAEKLAKISE, encoded by the coding sequence ATGTCACTTATGACCGGAGATCAATATATTACGTCGATACGCAACCTAAAAACGCAAGTGTATATGTTTGGCAAGAAGGTTGAAAATCCTGTTGACGATCCAATTTTGCGTCCTTCGCTCAATTCGGTGCGGGCAACCTATGATTTGGCACAAAGGCCAGAATACCGCGATCTGATGACCGCCGTTTCGCCCGAAACAGGAGAACGTATTAATCGCTTTGCACACATCCATCGGTCAACCGAAGACCTAATAAAAAAGGTTAAAATGCAGCGCCTGCTCGGTCAGCAGACTGGCGCATGTTTCCAGCGCTGCGTAGGTATGGACGCGTTCAACGCCGTCTATTCCACCACCTATGAAGTTGATAAAAAGTATAAAACGACCTATCATGATAATTTTAAAAAATTTTTGGCTTATTGTCAGGAGAAAGATCTGACGGTGGACGGCGCCATGACCGACCCGAAAGGCGACCGTTCTAAAGCGCCTCACCAGCAAGAGGATCTCGATTTATTCCTACGGGTAGTCGAGCGAAGAGAAGATGGAATTGTGGTAAGGGGCGCTAAGGCACATCAGACCGGCGCACTTAATTCACACGAGATTATTATTATGCCCACCCAGTCCATGCGGCCGGAGGACAAAGATTTTGCCGTATCATTTGCGTTGCCGATGGATGCAAAAGGTATTTTTATGATTATCGGGCGGCAATCCTGCGATACCAGAAAGCTTGAAGGCAGCGAGATGGATGTGGGCAACTCGGAATTTGGCGGCGTTGAAGCGCTGGTTATCTTTGACGATGTATTCGTACCCAACGAGCGAATCTTCTTAAATGGTGAGACAGAGTATAGCGGGATGTTGGTTGAACGTTTTGCGGGTTACCATCGCCAGAGCTACGGCGGCTGCAAGGTTGGCGTGGGTGATGTGCTCATTGGCGCGGCCGCAGTTGCAGCTGACTACAACGGTGCGCAAAAAGCCTCCCACGTCAAGGATAAGCTGATAGAAATGACCCATCTTAACGAAACCCTTTATTGCTGCGGCATCGCCTGTTCGGCAGAAGGATATCAGACCGAAAGTGGAAACTACATCATTGATTTGCTGCTGGCCAATGTTTGCAAGCAGAACATAACACGATTCCCATACGAAATTGTACGCCTTGCCGAAGATATTGCAGGTGGGCTAATGGTAACTGCCCCTTCCGAAGCTGACTTCAGAGACGAAAAGCTTGGACCATACATTGAAAAATATTTTAAGGCGACACCAGGTGTTTCCACCGAAAGCCGGCTTAGAATTTTACGGCTTATTGAAAATCTGGCGCTGGGTACAGCAGCGGTTGGTTATCGTACCGAAAGTATGCACGGCGCGGGTTCGCCCCAGGCACAGCGCATTATGATTGCGCGCCAAGGCAACCTAGATCATAAGAAAAAGCTAGCCGAAAAACTAGCAAAAATTTCAGAGTAA
- a CDS encoding 4-hydroxybutyrate dehydrogenase: MKQLNLETQIFKFDSCEIFAKEFNLGEGDLLFTSARTYGRHFEALNMTADVMFREQYGKGEPTDVMVDAIIEAASQKQFKRLIAVGGGSILDIAKVLAVSNGKGVDESYNDMANLKKSCELVIVPTTCGTGTEVTNISILNRTRLNTKMGMVGQALYANYAVLIPELVANLPLDIFATSSIDALVHAVESSLSPKATPFSKLFGYKAIEMIINGYKQMQEKGPEARESLLEDFLVASTYAGLAFGTAGCAAVHAMSYPLGGKYHVAHGESNYAMFIGVLNRYMAIKTDGEIAVLNSELAKLLNCDTKDVYVELENLLNQILPKKALREYGVTQQDIDDFTEVVMTKQQRLMGNNFVTLTAEDVRHIYRLLY; encoded by the coding sequence ATGAAGCAATTAAACCTCGAAACGCAAATATTTAAGTTTGATAGCTGCGAAATATTTGCCAAGGAATTTAACTTAGGCGAGGGCGACTTGCTCTTTACCAGTGCGCGTACCTATGGTAGGCACTTTGAGGCATTAAATATGACGGCGGATGTCATGTTCAGAGAGCAATACGGCAAAGGTGAACCGACCGATGTCATGGTTGATGCCATAATTGAGGCGGCATCGCAAAAACAGTTTAAGCGACTAATAGCCGTTGGTGGAGGCTCTATTTTGGACATTGCCAAGGTGCTGGCAGTTTCAAACGGCAAGGGCGTCGATGAGTCGTATAACGATATGGCTAACTTGAAGAAATCTTGTGAGCTAGTTATTGTCCCTACCACTTGCGGCACCGGAACCGAAGTAACCAACATATCCATTCTTAACCGCACAAGGCTTAACACTAAAATGGGCATGGTTGGTCAGGCGCTGTATGCCAACTACGCGGTGCTGATTCCTGAGTTGGTTGCTAACCTGCCACTGGATATTTTTGCTACGAGTTCAATTGATGCGCTGGTGCATGCGGTTGAGTCATCGCTTTCTCCTAAGGCAACGCCTTTTAGCAAACTATTCGGATATAAGGCCATAGAAATGATTATTAATGGTTACAAGCAGATGCAGGAAAAGGGGCCCGAAGCCAGAGAAAGTCTACTGGAGGATTTTCTTGTTGCGTCAACCTATGCTGGACTAGCTTTTGGTACTGCCGGATGCGCTGCCGTACACGCAATGAGCTATCCACTTGGCGGAAAATACCATGTCGCGCACGGTGAAAGTAACTACGCCATGTTTATCGGTGTGTTAAACCGCTATATGGCTATTAAAACCGATGGCGAGATTGCTGTTTTAAATAGTGAACTTGCCAAGCTTTTAAACTGTGATACAAAGGATGTATATGTCGAACTTGAAAATCTGCTCAATCAAATTTTACCTAAAAAGGCGCTTAGAGAATATGGCGTAACTCAACAGGATATAGACGACTTTACTGAAGTCGTCATGACTAAGCAGCAAAGGTTGATGGGTAATAATTTTGTAACGTTGACGGCTGAGGACGTCAGACATATTTATCGGTTGCTTTATTAG
- a CDS encoding sigma 54-interacting transcriptional regulator: MAKRDPAYFYFPQVTEEPPMFRNLREARARFETIIESSYDGIYITDGHAITMMINKSYEDISGLDRRELLGTRMDVLVGSGVISRSGTLEALKAREPVTIEQVFKTGKRAIITSTPVFDDKQEIVMVVTNVRDVTELHALKEELAQNREMTSKYFKEIEAMRRTLPTPAEMIAVDKAMRDVLQQAKRIATLNIPVLLSGEQGVGKAQLSQYIHERSNRKGEKFVRVCCKSIPPKALEGELFGYDDGAGSGKGRMGLIEAADRGTIHIDEIADLPLDVQGKLLLLLKEQRIERIGAEKPITVDVRVIAGTNHKIAEMVREKEFLEELYYRLNVVTIHVPPLRERREDIMPFVQSFVMEVNRKYRMKKRFSSASMSALKGYAWLGNVRELRSVVERAMLMSEGSVIETGSLSIPLGSEAPSAPEKSFESANLKALVAQLELSYIEKAYERYGNVRDAAKSLGIDAATLVRKRRHHKERFSMQK; encoded by the coding sequence TTGGCAAAGCGAGATCCGGCGTACTTTTATTTCCCACAGGTAACCGAAGAGCCGCCCATGTTCCGGAATTTGAGAGAGGCCCGTGCTCGGTTTGAGACGATTATAGAATCCTCCTATGACGGTATTTATATTACCGACGGCCATGCGATAACTATGATGATCAACAAAAGCTACGAGGATATTAGCGGCCTTGACCGAAGAGAGTTGTTAGGTACGCGGATGGATGTTCTTGTTGGAAGCGGGGTTATCTCACGTTCAGGAACGTTGGAAGCGCTTAAAGCGCGGGAGCCAGTAACTATTGAACAGGTGTTCAAGACTGGGAAGCGCGCCATCATCACAAGCACACCAGTTTTTGACGACAAACAGGAAATTGTCATGGTTGTTACAAACGTTCGCGATGTTACCGAACTGCACGCGTTAAAAGAGGAACTAGCGCAAAACCGTGAAATGACAAGTAAATATTTTAAAGAAATTGAGGCAATGCGTCGCACCTTGCCTACACCGGCAGAAATGATAGCGGTGGATAAGGCCATGCGGGATGTTTTACAGCAGGCCAAGCGCATAGCTACGCTGAATATTCCGGTACTATTAAGCGGTGAGCAGGGTGTAGGAAAAGCGCAGCTTTCTCAATATATTCACGAGCGTTCCAACCGAAAAGGAGAAAAATTTGTTCGCGTATGCTGTAAATCAATACCGCCAAAAGCGTTGGAGGGCGAGTTGTTCGGCTATGATGACGGTGCTGGAAGTGGCAAAGGCAGAATGGGATTGATAGAAGCGGCGGACCGTGGTACGATTCATATTGATGAAATTGCCGACCTGCCGTTGGATGTTCAGGGTAAGCTACTATTGCTACTAAAAGAGCAGCGTATTGAACGTATCGGTGCAGAAAAACCTATTACGGTGGATGTCCGTGTCATTGCGGGTACGAACCATAAGATAGCCGAAATGGTGCGGGAAAAGGAGTTTTTAGAAGAGCTGTATTACCGGTTAAACGTGGTGACCATACATGTTCCACCACTGCGTGAGCGCAGGGAGGATATTATGCCCTTTGTACAAAGCTTTGTAATGGAAGTCAACAGAAAATATCGTATGAAGAAGCGGTTTAGTAGCGCTTCGATGAGTGCGCTTAAAGGCTATGCGTGGCTGGGTAATGTCAGAGAGCTTCGCAGTGTTGTAGAACGTGCTATGCTAATGTCTGAAGGCAGTGTCATAGAGACGGGAAGCCTTTCAATTCCGCTTGGCAGCGAGGCTCCTTCCGCACCGGAAAAATCTTTCGAATCTGCGAATTTAAAGGCGCTGGTTGCCCAGCTAGAGCTTTCGTATATTGAAAAAGCCTATGAGCGGTATGGCAATGTGCGAGATGCTGCAAAGAGTTTGGGGATAGATGCGGCCACACTGGTGCGCAAAAGGAGGCATCATAAAGAACGTTTTTCGATGCAAAAATGA
- the glsA gene encoding glutaminase A, which yields MQEILEQSMIYARTFISQGKVATYIPMLAQVNPTLLGVCIKTVDGQKFYAGDCKYPFTIQSISKTILLILALQVVGYDKVFSKVGFEPTGDAFNSIVKLETKTPHPLNPMINAGAIAVASCLTGEDRFEQFLQLTQKLCGRDDVHLNEAVYWSEKGAGMRNRSMAYFMQSENLLDGDIESLLDFYFKMCSVEVTAQDLANYGMILANGGIDPLTGEQLVENWILRIVKTLMITCGLYDGSGEFAIKVGIPSKSGVGGGIVSAAENRMGIGVFSPALDAKGNSIGSYRVLEYLSHQLGLHYFS from the coding sequence ATGCAGGAAATATTAGAGCAATCGATGATATATGCTAGAACCTTTATATCACAAGGTAAGGTCGCAACCTATATTCCGATGCTTGCTCAGGTTAATCCTACCCTGCTGGGTGTATGCATAAAGACAGTTGACGGCCAAAAATTTTATGCCGGAGACTGTAAGTATCCTTTTACGATCCAAAGTATTTCTAAAACTATTTTATTGATTTTAGCGCTTCAGGTCGTGGGATATGACAAAGTGTTTTCAAAAGTAGGGTTTGAGCCGACTGGCGACGCCTTTAACTCTATCGTAAAACTTGAAACTAAAACACCACATCCTTTAAACCCTATGATTAACGCTGGGGCAATTGCAGTGGCGAGCTGTTTAACTGGAGAAGACCGGTTTGAGCAGTTTTTGCAGCTGACTCAAAAGCTGTGCGGTCGGGATGACGTACACCTTAATGAGGCGGTGTATTGGTCTGAAAAAGGGGCTGGCATGCGTAATCGCTCAATGGCCTATTTTATGCAGAGCGAAAATCTTTTGGACGGTGATATCGAAAGCCTTCTGGACTTTTATTTTAAAATGTGTTCAGTAGAGGTAACCGCTCAAGACCTTGCAAATTATGGAATGATATTGGCTAACGGCGGTATTGATCCTCTTACAGGGGAACAACTGGTTGAAAACTGGATACTACGCATTGTTAAAACGTTGATGATAACCTGTGGACTGTACGATGGCTCTGGTGAGTTTGCTATTAAAGTCGGAATCCCCTCTAAAAGTGGGGTGGGCGGCGGCATTGTTTCAGCAGCGGAAAACCGCATGGGCATTGGCGTATTTTCACCTGCCTTGGACGCCAAAGGAAACAGCATTGGAAGCTATCGTGTGTTAGAGTATCTTTCCCATCAACTGGGTTTGCATTATTTTTCCTAA